A genomic stretch from Doryrhamphus excisus isolate RoL2022-K1 chromosome 23, RoL_Dexc_1.0, whole genome shotgun sequence includes:
- the gpr151 gene encoding G-protein coupled receptor 151, which produces MDTQSGNNLTVVNDSFKQWSSNDGDSFFHLDPAELRVLVPSILGVICVLGVTCNLTSVAILFSNAYKGKLSLINSLIFNLVFADTLVLLFTVPFRAASFSKTGWTLGWVLCKTSDWLLQSCMAAKSFTVAVMAKACYRYVSNPTKQVSIHLGSILVVLFFIWLSACTVTIPHWLFSTFQQGLHGLMCVLLVPPEAWKFMSVYTKAYPLGVYCAPLSFALIYFWKAYGQCQRRSSKTQNLRTQIRSRKLTLMLFNLTVATAILWLPQWVVWLWERHSEASGGSDTFISCPPFLITLCAQLLTFSLSLINPLIVLSLSEEFREGYRGLWRRLTLRKQPPVKPKPGPHKPTSLQSPCPRPETSGQLRVERSPSNKPGTSRDAQLEQSVDKDGMVLPDVEQFWSERETGSYLEENDPVPWEHQDNREKLTSSSASSPWQQ; this is translated from the coding sequence ATGGACACGCAGTCTGGGAACAATTTAACGGTGGTGAACGACTCCTTCAAGCAGTGGTCCTCCAATGACGGGGACTCCTTTTTCCATCTGGACCCCGCGGAGCTCAGGGTGCTGGTGCCGTCCATCCTGGGTGTTATTTGTGTCCTGGGGGTCACGTGTAACCTCACCTCCGTGGCCATCTTGTTCTCCAACGCTTACAAGGGCAAACTGTCCCTTATCAACTCGCTCATCTTCAACCTGGTGTTCGCAGACACTTTGGTGTTGCTCTTCACCGTCCCCTTCCGGGCCGCCTCCTTCTCCAAGACCGGCTGGACTCTGGGATGGGTGTTGTGCAAGACGTCCGATTGGTTGCTTCAGTCTTGCATGGCGGCGAAGAGCTTTACCGTAGCCGTCATGGCCAAAGCGTGCTATCGCTACGTGTCCAACCCCACCAAGCAGGTGAGCATCCACCTGGGCTCCATCCTTGTGGTGCTCTTCTTCATCTGGCTGTCAGCGTGCACGGTCACCATCCCTCACTGGCTCTTCTCTACCTTCCAGCAAGGGCTTCACGGGCTCATGTGTGTGCTTCTCGTTCCTCCTGAAGCGTGGAAGTTCATGTCTGTTTACACAAAGGCATACCCGCTAGGGGTCTACTGCGCCCCCCTCAGCTTTGCCCTCATATACTTCTGGAAGGCGTACGGCCAGTGCCAGCGCCGCTCCAGTAAAACTCAGAATCTGCGTACGCAGATCAGGTCCAGGAAGCTCACCTTGATGCTCTTCAATCTCACCGTTGCCACGGCTATCCTCTGGCTTCCACAGTGGGTGGTGTGGCTTTGGGAGCGCCACTCAGAAGCATCAGGAGGATCCGACACCTTCATCTCGTGTCCTCCTTTTCTCATCACGCTTTGCGCTCAGCTGCTCACCTTCTCCCTGTCGCTCATCAACCCTCTCATTGTGCTCTCCCTCTCCGAGGAGTTCAGAGAAGGCTACCGCGGCTTGTGGCGGCGTCTAACCCTGCGCAAACAACCTCCCGTGAAGCCAAAACCGGGACCTCACAAGCCCACATCCCTTCAGTCACCGTGCCCCAGACCGGAGACCTCGGGCCAGCTGAGAGTGGAGAGGAGCCCAAGCAACAAACCGGGAACCAGCAGAGATGCTCAGCTGGAGCAAAGTGTCGACAAGGACGGCATGGTCTTGCCTGACGTGGAGCAGTTCTGGTCCGAGAGGGAGACGGGTTCTTATTTGGAGGAAAATGACCCGGTGCCGTGGGAGCACCAGGACAACCGAGAGAAATTAACATCATCCTCAGcatcatcaccatggcaacagtaa